Proteins found in one Streptomyces sp. CB09001 genomic segment:
- a CDS encoding dihydrofolate reductase family protein: MDQLLRVQNFTVSRDGVAAGEDQSLERPFGHDVDPGRLFAWAGATASWPNRTEPGGTRGLDDYFARDFSHNIGAEIMGRNKFGPQRGPWQDHEWQGWWGDEPPFRTPVFVLTHHARPSFTLSDTTFHFVDGEPATVLAQAREAAQGKDVRLGGGVTTVREFLDAGLVDTLHVVVAPVTLGSGLRLWDSPEHLLDRYHMEVVPSPSGVTHHLFWRR, encoded by the coding sequence ATGGATCAGCTGCTGCGAGTACAGAACTTCACCGTCTCACGCGACGGCGTCGCCGCCGGCGAGGACCAGAGCCTGGAGCGGCCCTTCGGGCACGACGTCGATCCGGGGCGGCTGTTCGCCTGGGCCGGCGCCACGGCGAGCTGGCCCAACCGCACCGAGCCTGGAGGAACCCGGGGCCTCGACGACTACTTCGCCCGGGACTTCAGCCACAACATCGGCGCCGAGATCATGGGCCGCAACAAGTTCGGGCCCCAGCGCGGCCCGTGGCAGGACCACGAGTGGCAGGGCTGGTGGGGTGACGAGCCGCCGTTCCGCACTCCGGTGTTCGTCCTGACCCACCACGCGCGTCCGTCGTTCACGCTCTCCGACACCACGTTCCACTTCGTGGACGGCGAACCCGCCACCGTGCTCGCGCAGGCGCGGGAGGCCGCGCAGGGCAAGGACGTCCGGCTCGGCGGCGGGGTGACCACCGTCCGGGAGTTCCTCGACGCCGGTCTCGTCGACACGCTGCACGTGGTCGTCGCGCCGGTGACGCTCGGCTCCGGGCTGCGCCTGTGGGACTCGCCGGAGCATCTGCTGGACCGGTACCACATGGAGGTCGTGCCCAGCCCGAGCGGCGTGACGCACCACCTCTTCTGGCGCAGATGA
- a CDS encoding NAD(P)-binding domain-containing protein: MSNTSVSTTDHQQPVVVIGAGPVGLAAAAHLVERGAEPLVLEAGQSAATAVREWAHVRLFSPWAEVTDPAAEKLLASTGWVRPDETTYPTGGDWVERYLQPLADVLGDQVRYGVTVTGVARAGRDRIVDSGREEQPFTVHIETADGGEERITARAVIDASGTWSVPGPMGANGIPALGEKSASDRITYRVPDLKDPAVRARYAGKRTAVVGSGASAFTALALLADLAGEEADTHAVWILRRGIGDATYGGGEADQLPARGALGLRAKAAVEQGHASAVTGFRTEAVERDGDRLVLVAEDGRRLDAVDEVVVLTGFRPDLSFLSELRLGLDERLQAPTALAPLIDPNVHSCGTVYPHGVKELSHPEQGVYLAGMKSYGRAPTFLAMTGYEQVRSITAALAGDHEAAERVELTLPETGVCGGAGLFDEPDAARSGEGGGCCAAPATLQIGIGAPAASGGC; this comes from the coding sequence GTGTCCAACACCAGCGTGTCCACCACCGACCACCAGCAGCCCGTTGTGGTCATCGGCGCCGGCCCCGTCGGCCTGGCCGCAGCCGCACACCTCGTTGAGCGCGGCGCGGAGCCCCTGGTGCTGGAGGCCGGCCAGTCCGCTGCCACTGCGGTGCGCGAGTGGGCGCACGTCCGCCTGTTCTCGCCCTGGGCCGAGGTCACCGACCCGGCCGCCGAGAAGCTGCTCGCTTCAACCGGCTGGGTCCGCCCCGACGAGACGACGTACCCGACCGGCGGCGACTGGGTCGAGCGGTACCTCCAGCCGCTCGCGGACGTCCTCGGCGACCAGGTCCGCTACGGAGTGACGGTCACCGGCGTGGCCCGCGCCGGCCGGGACCGGATTGTCGACTCCGGCCGCGAGGAGCAGCCCTTCACCGTGCACATCGAGACAGCGGACGGCGGCGAGGAGCGGATCACCGCCCGCGCCGTCATCGACGCCTCCGGCACCTGGTCCGTGCCCGGCCCGATGGGTGCGAACGGCATCCCCGCCCTCGGTGAGAAGTCCGCTTCCGACCGCATCACCTACCGCGTCCCCGACCTGAAGGACCCGGCTGTCCGAGCCCGCTACGCCGGCAAGCGCACGGCGGTCGTCGGTTCCGGCGCCTCCGCCTTCACCGCTCTCGCCCTGCTCGCCGACCTGGCCGGGGAAGAGGCGGACACACACGCGGTCTGGATCCTGCGCCGAGGCATCGGCGACGCCACGTACGGCGGCGGCGAGGCCGACCAGCTCCCGGCCCGCGGCGCCCTCGGCCTGCGTGCCAAGGCGGCGGTGGAGCAGGGGCACGCGAGCGCCGTCACCGGGTTCCGTACGGAAGCGGTCGAGCGTGACGGCGACCGGCTGGTCCTGGTCGCCGAGGACGGCCGCCGCCTGGACGCGGTCGACGAGGTCGTCGTCCTGACCGGCTTCCGCCCCGACCTCAGCTTCCTCTCCGAGCTCCGCCTCGGCCTCGACGAACGCCTCCAGGCCCCGACCGCGCTGGCTCCGCTGATCGACCCGAACGTCCACTCCTGCGGCACGGTCTACCCGCACGGCGTGAAGGAGCTGTCCCACCCGGAGCAGGGCGTCTACCTGGCCGGCATGAAGTCCTACGGCCGCGCCCCCACCTTCCTCGCCATGACCGGCTACGAGCAGGTCCGCTCCATCACGGCCGCTCTCGCCGGTGACCACGAGGCGGCCGAACGCGTCGAGCTGACCCTGCCGGAGACCGGTGTGTGTGGCGGCGCGGGTCTGTTCGACGAGCCCGACGCCGCGCGGAGCGGCGAAGGCGGAGGTTGCTGCGCGGCCCCTGCCACGCTGCAGATCGGCATCGGCGCACCGGCCGCCTCCGGCGGCTGCTGA
- a CDS encoding alkyl sulfatase C-terminal domain-containing protein, with product MQADLQADAYEQMGYQAEGPQWRGIFLTAAKELREGVVPAAFATASPDSILAMPIDILFDFAAVHLVGDKAATADLRIDFRFTDTDTDTDETWTMWVRRGVLNARRGASPDTRLTVSGPKPALVACLLKPADAERLARAGKITLDGDESALTTLAGLLDDFDPDFAVVTP from the coding sequence GTGCAGGCCGACCTCCAGGCCGACGCCTACGAGCAGATGGGCTACCAGGCCGAGGGCCCGCAGTGGCGCGGCATCTTCCTGACCGCCGCCAAGGAACTGCGCGAGGGCGTCGTCCCGGCCGCCTTCGCCACCGCCAGCCCGGACTCGATCCTGGCCATGCCGATCGACATCCTCTTCGACTTCGCCGCCGTCCACCTCGTCGGCGACAAGGCCGCCACGGCCGACCTGCGCATCGACTTCCGCTTCACCGACACCGACACCGACACCGACGAGACCTGGACGATGTGGGTTCGCCGAGGCGTCCTCAACGCACGCCGCGGCGCCTCGCCCGACACTCGCTTGACGGTCAGCGGCCCCAAGCCCGCCCTCGTCGCCTGCCTCCTCAAGCCGGCCGACGCGGAACGCCTCGCCCGGGCCGGGAAGATCACTCTCGACGGGGACGAGTCCGCCCTGACAACCCTGGCCGGACTCCTGGACGACTTCGACCCGGACTTCGCCGTCGTCACCCCCTGA
- a CDS encoding metalloregulator ArsR/SmtB family transcription factor — MMTSVDTDLIRVLADPLRLRIVTLLAKETLCTTHLVEETGARQTNLSNHLRVLREAGVVETEPCGRYTYYRLRPDVIASLAGQFADLADSARNAVENKRACP; from the coding sequence ATGATGACGTCAGTCGACACTGACCTGATCCGGGTCCTGGCGGACCCGCTCAGGCTGCGGATCGTGACCCTGCTCGCCAAAGAGACGCTGTGCACCACCCACCTCGTGGAGGAGACCGGTGCCCGGCAGACCAACCTCTCCAACCACCTGAGAGTGCTGCGCGAGGCCGGCGTCGTCGAAACCGAGCCGTGCGGCCGCTACACGTACTACAGGCTCCGCCCGGACGTCATCGCCTCGCTCGCCGGCCAGTTCGCCGACCTGGCCGACTCCGCACGCAACGCCGTCGAGAACAAGAGGGCCTGTCCGTGA
- a CDS encoding NAD(P)/FAD-dependent oxidoreductase, with the protein MEHVDVAVIGGGQSGLATAHALRKQGLAPVILEASGQPAGSWPRYYDSLALFSPAARSSLPGLPFGGDPDRYPHRDEVVSYLLRYAERLDADVRTGMRVQEVRMSDGAFVLTLETGERMTARGIVAASGTFGRPHRPALPGLDDFTGTVLHAAEYCGPEPLAGLGGSPAGGWGRVVVVGAGNSAVQIAAELATHTRVTLAARHPVRFARQRPLGRDLHWWLQRTGLDTLPVGRFLRTPPTQLVIDDGRYRAAVAAGAPDLRPVFSAIDGTKATWTDGAIEEIDTIVLATGYRPDLGYLRPLGALDCDGQPRHREGLSTTHPGLAYVGLEWQRSLSSNSLRGVGRDAARVVRRLVAHLDAR; encoded by the coding sequence ATGGAACACGTCGACGTGGCGGTCATCGGTGGTGGCCAGTCCGGACTGGCCACCGCACACGCCCTGCGCAAGCAGGGTCTGGCACCGGTGATCCTGGAAGCGTCCGGGCAGCCGGCGGGGTCATGGCCCCGCTACTACGACAGCCTCGCCCTCTTCTCCCCCGCGGCCCGCAGCTCCCTTCCGGGCCTGCCGTTCGGCGGCGATCCGGACCGCTACCCGCACCGGGACGAGGTCGTCTCCTACCTGCTGCGTTACGCCGAGCGCCTGGACGCCGACGTCCGCACCGGTATGCGTGTGCAGGAGGTGCGTATGAGCGACGGAGCCTTCGTCCTTACCCTGGAAACCGGAGAACGCATGACGGCCCGGGGCATCGTGGCGGCCTCTGGAACCTTCGGCCGGCCTCACCGGCCCGCCCTCCCAGGGTTGGACGACTTCACGGGCACCGTGCTGCACGCGGCCGAGTACTGCGGGCCGGAACCACTCGCCGGGCTGGGGGGCTCCCCGGCCGGAGGTTGGGGGAGGGTGGTGGTCGTCGGGGCCGGCAACTCGGCGGTGCAGATCGCCGCCGAGCTGGCCACACATACCCGGGTGACGCTCGCGGCGCGGCATCCGGTGCGGTTCGCCCGGCAGCGCCCGCTGGGCCGGGACCTGCACTGGTGGCTACAGCGGACAGGGCTCGACACCTTGCCGGTGGGCAGGTTCCTGCGCACGCCGCCGACACAGTTGGTGATCGACGACGGCCGCTACCGCGCCGCGGTTGCAGCCGGCGCCCCTGACTTGCGCCCGGTGTTCAGCGCGATCGACGGCACGAAGGCGACATGGACCGACGGCGCCATCGAGGAGATCGACACGATCGTCCTGGCCACCGGCTACCGACCCGACCTCGGCTATCTGCGCCCGCTCGGCGCCCTCGACTGCGACGGCCAACCGCGCCACCGGGAGGGCCTGTCGACCACCCATCCCGGACTGGCGTACGTCGGCCTGGAATGGCAGCGCAGCCTCTCCTCGAACTCCCTGCGCGGGGTCGGCAGGGACGCCGCCCGCGTCGTACGGCGCCTTGTCGCCCATCTCGACGCCCGCTGA
- a CDS encoding metalloregulator ArsR/SmtB family transcription factor: MSNAKALPLLERSEAPVAAVPCCPPLSERPFTAEEAERTARMFKALGDPVRLRLFSAVASHEGGEACVCDISDVGVSQPTVSHHLKKLKEAGLLTSERRGTWVYYRVEPSVLAAMGQLLAVR, encoded by the coding sequence ATGTCGAATGCCAAGGCACTGCCGCTGCTGGAACGATCCGAGGCCCCCGTCGCCGCGGTGCCGTGCTGCCCGCCGTTGAGCGAGCGTCCCTTCACCGCCGAGGAGGCCGAGCGCACCGCCCGTATGTTCAAGGCGCTCGGCGACCCCGTGCGGCTGCGGCTGTTCTCGGCCGTCGCCTCGCACGAGGGCGGCGAGGCATGCGTGTGCGACATCTCCGACGTCGGTGTCTCGCAGCCGACCGTCTCCCACCACCTGAAGAAGCTCAAGGAGGCCGGCCTGCTCACGTCCGAGCGGCGCGGCACCTGGGTCTACTACCGGGTCGAGCCGTCGGTACTGGCGGCGATGGGACAGCTGCTGGCCGTTCGGTAG
- a CDS encoding DUF5994 family protein, whose amino-acid sequence MNSTQLRPHAAPFRSRAARLVLGSASRFGRPDGAWWPRTRDLARELGELADVIDPLWGRLTHVAVNPRHWQPLPHGLVVVNGYEVAVDRFTEVLNPHRILLQSYTAGRWDLLVVPPPTSASSAARLMAAVA is encoded by the coding sequence ATGAACTCCACTCAGCTGCGTCCGCACGCGGCACCGTTCCGCTCACGTGCCGCGCGCCTCGTCCTCGGATCCGCCAGCCGTTTCGGCCGTCCGGACGGCGCTTGGTGGCCACGGACCCGCGACCTGGCACGAGAACTCGGCGAACTGGCCGACGTGATCGATCCGCTGTGGGGCCGGCTCACCCACGTGGCCGTCAATCCCCGCCACTGGCAGCCTCTCCCGCACGGCCTGGTCGTCGTCAACGGCTACGAGGTGGCGGTCGACCGATTCACCGAGGTGCTCAACCCGCACAGGATCCTGCTGCAGTCCTACACCGCGGGCCGCTGGGATCTCCTCGTGGTGCCGCCCCCGACGAGCGCGTCGTCAGCAGCCCGGCTCATGGCGGCCGTGGCGTAG
- the modA gene encoding molybdate ABC transporter substrate-binding protein: MLQVTGAGAAALLALSACSSSGSDSQSGASSSGGGSGGLSGTVNVFAAASLTESFTELGEEFEKQHPGTEVVFNFGGSDSLAAGITSGAPADVFASASPGTMKVVTDADAAAGTPVTFVRNRLEIATLPGNPDRVASLKDLTGDGLKVVLCDKAVPCGAAAHKALTAAGLELTPVSYEEDVKSALNKVVLKEADAAVVYRTDVEAAGDKVAGVEFPESAKAVNDYPITLLKDAPNADVGEAFIELVRSAEGRKVLTGAGFTAP; encoded by the coding sequence ATGCTTCAGGTGACCGGCGCAGGCGCCGCCGCGCTGCTGGCCCTGAGTGCCTGCTCGTCCTCCGGCTCCGACTCACAGTCCGGTGCCTCCTCGTCGGGCGGCGGTTCGGGCGGACTGTCCGGGACCGTGAACGTCTTCGCCGCGGCCTCGCTGACGGAGAGCTTCACCGAGTTGGGCGAGGAGTTCGAGAAGCAGCACCCGGGCACCGAGGTCGTCTTCAACTTCGGCGGCAGCGACTCGCTCGCCGCGGGCATCACCAGCGGGGCACCGGCCGACGTGTTCGCCTCCGCCAGCCCCGGGACGATGAAGGTCGTCACGGACGCGGACGCCGCCGCCGGGACGCCGGTCACCTTCGTCCGCAACCGGCTGGAGATCGCCACCCTGCCCGGCAACCCGGACCGGGTCGCCTCGCTGAAGGACCTCACCGGGGACGGTCTGAAGGTCGTGCTGTGCGACAAGGCGGTGCCGTGCGGGGCGGCCGCCCACAAGGCGCTGACCGCCGCCGGTCTCGAACTCACCCCGGTCTCCTACGAGGAGGACGTGAAGTCGGCGCTCAACAAGGTGGTCCTCAAGGAGGCCGACGCCGCGGTCGTCTACAGGACGGACGTGGAGGCGGCCGGTGACAAGGTGGCGGGCGTGGAGTTCCCCGAGTCGGCGAAGGCCGTCAACGACTACCCGATCACCCTGCTCAAGGACGCCCCCAACGCGGACGTCGGCGAGGCGTTCATCGAGCTGGTGCGGTCCGCCGAAGGGCGGAAGGTCCTGACCGGCGCCGGGTTCACGGCGCCGTGA
- a CDS encoding lytic polysaccharide monooxygenase, with amino-acid sequence MLFAVVVGALTWSAPAQAHGTIVGPASRAYQCWKTWGSNHTNPAMQTEDPMCWQAFQANPDTMWNWMSALRDGLGGQFQARTPDGTLCSNNLSRNASLNKPGQWKTTTVGNNFSVHLYDQASHGADYFKVYVSKQGFDPKTQTLGWGNLDFITQTGRFAPAQDITFPVQTAGYTGHHVVFVIWQASHLDQAYMWCSDVSFG; translated from the coding sequence ATGCTGTTCGCCGTGGTTGTCGGCGCACTGACCTGGTCGGCCCCCGCCCAGGCTCACGGCACCATCGTCGGCCCCGCCTCCCGGGCGTACCAGTGCTGGAAGACGTGGGGCAGCAACCACACGAACCCGGCCATGCAGACCGAAGATCCCATGTGTTGGCAGGCCTTCCAGGCCAACCCCGACACCATGTGGAACTGGATGAGCGCGCTCCGCGACGGCCTCGGTGGCCAGTTCCAGGCGCGGACCCCCGACGGGACGCTCTGCAGCAACAACCTGTCGAGGAACGCCAGCCTGAACAAGCCCGGGCAGTGGAAGACCACCACCGTCGGCAACAACTTCTCGGTCCACCTGTACGACCAGGCGTCCCACGGTGCCGACTACTTCAAGGTCTACGTGAGCAAGCAGGGCTTCGACCCCAAGACCCAGACACTGGGCTGGGGCAACCTCGACTTCATCACGCAGACCGGCCGCTTCGCCCCGGCGCAGGACATCACGTTCCCCGTCCAGACTGCCGGCTACACCGGACACCACGTCGTGTTCGTGATCTGGCAGGCCTCGCACCTCGACCAGGCCTACATGTGGTGCAGCGACGTGAGCTTCGGCTGA
- a CDS encoding ArsO family NAD(P)H-dependent flavin-containing monooxygenase, whose product MTQHSDVVVIGGGQAGLAAGYHLRRLGLDFVVLDAQATPGGAWQHTWDSLHLFSPAAFSSLPGRLMPPQSGQEYPDAGHLVAYLSDYEKRYDLPVQRPVRVIGVHADSRLLRVETDSGPWYTRAVISATGTWWRPFLPAVPGRGDFQGRQLHTVSYRGPRDFAGQRVIVVGGGNSGAQIAADLAHDTELTWVTRRPPRYLADDIDGRALFDAATARRRALDEGRTDTGGVASLGDIVAVPPVREARDAGRLKASPMFARLDRDGVAWVDGTRAPADVVIWCTGFRPALSHLSPLGLRGHIPTQGTRAVADPRLHLLGYGDWTGPASATLIGVGRAARDAARQIAGLLKGAR is encoded by the coding sequence ATGACACAGCACTCCGACGTGGTGGTGATCGGCGGCGGTCAGGCAGGGCTCGCCGCCGGCTACCACCTGCGCCGCCTGGGCCTCGACTTCGTTGTCCTCGACGCCCAGGCCACCCCGGGCGGGGCCTGGCAGCACACCTGGGACTCGCTCCACCTGTTCTCCCCGGCAGCCTTCTCCTCGCTCCCCGGCCGCCTCATGCCGCCGCAGTCGGGCCAGGAGTACCCGGACGCCGGGCACCTGGTCGCCTACCTGAGCGACTACGAGAAGCGATACGACCTCCCGGTGCAGCGACCCGTCCGGGTGATCGGCGTGCACGCCGACAGCCGGCTGCTGCGAGTGGAGACCGACTCCGGCCCGTGGTACACACGCGCGGTGATCAGCGCGACCGGCACTTGGTGGCGTCCCTTCCTCCCCGCCGTCCCCGGCCGCGGCGACTTCCAGGGCAGGCAACTGCACACCGTCTCGTACCGCGGACCGCGGGACTTCGCGGGCCAACGCGTGATCGTCGTCGGGGGCGGCAACTCCGGCGCGCAGATCGCCGCCGACCTCGCCCACGACACCGAACTGACCTGGGTGACCCGGCGTCCGCCCCGGTACCTCGCCGACGACATCGACGGCCGCGCCCTGTTCGACGCGGCCACCGCCCGACGTCGCGCCCTCGACGAGGGCCGCACCGACACCGGAGGCGTCGCCTCGCTGGGGGACATCGTCGCCGTACCGCCCGTGCGTGAGGCCCGGGACGCCGGGCGGCTCAAAGCGTCACCCATGTTCGCCCGCCTCGACCGCGACGGCGTCGCCTGGGTCGACGGCACGCGAGCGCCCGCCGACGTGGTGATCTGGTGCACCGGCTTCCGGCCTGCCCTCTCCCACCTGTCACCCCTGGGCCTGCGCGGCCACATCCCCACCCAGGGCACGCGTGCAGTGGCGGACCCCCGGCTGCACCTCCTCGGATACGGAGACTGGACGGGCCCCGCCTCCGCCACGCTCATCGGCGTCGGACGGGCGGCCCGCGACGCAGCGCGGCAGATCGCCGGGCTTCTCAAAGGTGCAAGGTGA
- a CDS encoding DUF5994 family protein, translated as MTATVSPPTTSEDRRPTSPVRLSLVPAGSAPLLLDGAWWPRSRDLTAELPALASVLDPLWGRITRITVNPAQWPVVPRKVPVAGHVVKVGWFRFEQDEHELLLLSYHVGRWNLLVVPPQTPPAAAAWLMAAASDPRRTATASSLLADAARLTVTAEADRTREAVWESEGGHGAGASVTSPWLRVAVATARDRPERV; from the coding sequence ATGACTGCGACCGTCTCCCCTCCGACGACGTCCGAAGACCGGCGTCCCACGTCTCCCGTACGTCTCTCGCTCGTCCCCGCCGGTTCGGCACCGCTCCTGCTGGACGGCGCCTGGTGGCCGCGTTCGCGTGATCTCACCGCCGAACTGCCGGCCCTGGCGTCCGTTCTGGATCCGCTGTGGGGGCGGATCACCCGGATCACGGTGAACCCCGCCCAGTGGCCGGTCGTCCCGCGCAAGGTGCCTGTCGCCGGGCACGTGGTGAAGGTGGGCTGGTTCCGCTTCGAGCAGGACGAGCACGAGTTGCTGCTGCTCTCCTACCACGTGGGCCGCTGGAACCTGCTGGTCGTTCCCCCGCAGACGCCTCCGGCCGCGGCCGCCTGGCTGATGGCCGCCGCGAGCGACCCGCGCCGGACAGCGACCGCGAGCAGCCTGCTGGCGGATGCCGCGCGTCTGACGGTGACCGCCGAGGCCGACCGCACCAGGGAAGCGGTGTGGGAGTCCGAAGGAGGACATGGAGCCGGTGCTTCCGTCACTTCTCCATGGCTTCGAGTCGCCGTCGCCACCGCGAGGGACCGGCCGGAAAGGGTGTGA
- a CDS encoding helix-turn-helix transcriptional regulator, producing MQSYTIGQAARLLGVSPDTARRWADAGRVATHRDEAGKRLIDGKDLAAFSVELAQSGSGEEDTSYTSVRNAFPGIVTAIKLGDVAAQVEIQAGPHRLVSLLTREAVEELGLEVGVEATARVKSTNVHVDRV from the coding sequence ATGCAGTCATACACGATCGGCCAGGCCGCCCGGCTGCTCGGCGTGAGTCCGGACACCGCGCGGCGGTGGGCGGACGCGGGCCGGGTGGCGACCCATCGCGACGAGGCCGGGAAGCGGCTCATCGACGGGAAGGACCTGGCCGCCTTCTCCGTGGAGCTGGCGCAGAGCGGGAGCGGTGAGGAGGACACCTCCTACACCTCGGTGCGCAACGCCTTCCCCGGCATCGTCACCGCCATCAAGCTCGGGGACGTGGCGGCCCAGGTGGAGATCCAGGCCGGTCCGCACCGGCTGGTTTCGCTGCTCACGCGGGAGGCCGTGGAGGAGCTGGGGCTGGAGGTCGGGGTGGAGGCCACCGCCCGGGTGAAGTCGACGAACGTGCACGTCGACCGGGTCTGA
- a CDS encoding arsenate reductase ArsC, translating to MPDKPSVLFVCVHNAGRSQMAAAWLTHLAGDRVEVRSAGSNPGENVNPAAVEAMREVGVDISAEVPKMLTVDAVKESDVCITMGCGDTCPVFPGKRYLDWQLEDPAGQGVEAVRPIRDEIKVLVEGLIKEIAPEPQS from the coding sequence ATGCCCGACAAGCCTTCCGTGCTGTTCGTCTGCGTCCACAACGCCGGCCGCTCGCAGATGGCAGCCGCGTGGCTGACCCACCTGGCCGGGGATCGCGTCGAGGTCCGTTCCGCCGGATCCAACCCGGGCGAGAACGTCAACCCGGCCGCCGTCGAGGCGATGCGCGAGGTCGGTGTCGACATCTCCGCCGAGGTGCCAAAGATGCTGACCGTGGACGCGGTCAAGGAGTCCGACGTCTGCATCACCATGGGCTGTGGCGACACGTGCCCGGTCTTCCCGGGCAAGCGCTACTTGGACTGGCAGTTGGAGGACCCGGCCGGCCAGGGCGTCGAGGCCGTCCGCCCGATCCGCGACGAGATCAAGGTGCTGGTCGAGGGCCTGATCAAGGAGATCGCGCCAGAGCCGCAGTCATGA
- the arsB gene encoding ACR3 family arsenite efflux transporter has protein sequence MTRTEAPATTTEEPSVVAKLSTLDRFLAVWILIAMAIGLGLGRAVSGLDDALARVEIGGISLPIAVGLLVMMYPVLAKVRYDRLDAVTGDRRLMASSLVINWIVGPAVMFALAWIFLPDLPEYRTGLIIVGLARCIAMVIIWNDLACGDREAAAVLVALNSVFQVLAFGLLGWFYLDLLPGWLGLGDGERLDISMWKIALNVVIFLGVPLLAGFLTRRIGEKRLGREKYESRFLPRIGPWALYGLLFTIVILFALQGRTITSQPLDVVRIALPLLVYFAVMFFGTFLLGKAIGLAYDRTATLAFTAAGNNFELAIAVAIATFGVTSGQALSGVVGPLIEVPVLIGLVYVSLAWRKKFTPSAPTTEGRGY, from the coding sequence GTGACCCGCACCGAAGCCCCCGCGACGACCACCGAGGAGCCCTCCGTCGTCGCGAAGCTGTCGACGCTCGACCGCTTCCTCGCCGTCTGGATCCTCATCGCCATGGCCATCGGCCTCGGCCTGGGCCGAGCCGTCTCGGGTCTGGACGACGCCCTTGCCAGGGTCGAGATCGGCGGCATCTCCTTGCCGATCGCCGTCGGCCTGCTGGTCATGATGTATCCGGTCCTGGCCAAGGTCCGCTACGACAGGCTCGACGCCGTTACCGGCGATCGCAGGCTCATGGCCTCGTCGCTGGTGATCAACTGGATCGTCGGCCCGGCGGTGATGTTCGCGCTCGCCTGGATCTTCCTGCCGGACCTGCCCGAGTACCGCACCGGCCTGATCATCGTCGGCCTGGCCCGCTGCATCGCCATGGTCATCATCTGGAACGACCTCGCCTGCGGCGACCGCGAGGCCGCCGCCGTACTCGTCGCCCTCAACTCCGTTTTCCAGGTCCTGGCGTTCGGTCTGCTCGGCTGGTTCTACCTCGACCTGCTGCCCGGCTGGCTGGGTCTGGGCGACGGCGAACGCCTGGACATCTCCATGTGGAAGATCGCCCTGAACGTCGTCATCTTCCTCGGTGTTCCACTGCTCGCGGGCTTCCTCACCCGCCGCATCGGCGAGAAGAGGCTCGGCCGCGAGAAGTACGAGTCCCGCTTCCTGCCGAGGATCGGTCCGTGGGCGCTCTACGGCCTGCTGTTCACGATCGTCATCCTGTTCGCCCTGCAGGGCAGGACCATCACCTCGCAGCCGCTGGACGTGGTCCGCATCGCGCTGCCGCTGCTGGTGTACTTCGCGGTCATGTTCTTCGGCACCTTCCTGCTGGGCAAGGCGATCGGCCTCGCCTACGACCGGACGGCCACCCTCGCCTTCACCGCCGCCGGCAACAACTTCGAGCTGGCCATCGCCGTCGCCATCGCCACTTTCGGTGTCACCTCCGGCCAGGCCCTGTCCGGCGTGGTGGGTCCGCTCATCGAGGTGCCCGTCCTGATCGGCCTCGTCTATGTTTCGCTGGCCTGGCGCAAGAAGTTCACCCCGTCCGCTCCGACCACCGAGGGCAGAGGCTACTGA
- a CDS encoding DUF5994 family protein, which produces MSDPDPPRVSRLLPDAVHQAVSRPGTAVVRLETTHDRKGALDGAWWPRSRDIAGELPGLVSALSEYLGPITRVGLDTDAWDELPTLLTIDGRVVRIDSFPVGDDTVLITRGSNDLFSLLVVPPHTAADAARAAMAAAVRAGSQTSAEQILIDTGTERVGPGHARAAALRHGRHEPGC; this is translated from the coding sequence ATGTCCGACCCCGACCCCCCGCGGGTGAGCAGGCTCCTGCCCGACGCTGTGCATCAGGCGGTTTCGCGACCTGGAACCGCGGTGGTGCGGCTTGAGACGACGCATGACCGGAAGGGCGCGCTCGACGGGGCGTGGTGGCCCCGCTCCCGCGACATCGCCGGTGAACTGCCCGGCCTCGTCTCCGCGCTGTCCGAGTACCTCGGGCCGATCACACGTGTCGGTCTGGACACCGACGCCTGGGACGAGCTGCCGACGCTGCTGACGATCGACGGTCGTGTCGTCCGCATCGACTCCTTCCCGGTCGGAGACGACACCGTTCTCATCACTCGGGGCAGCAATGATCTCTTTTCGCTGCTGGTGGTTCCGCCGCACACCGCGGCCGACGCGGCCCGCGCGGCCATGGCCGCGGCCGTGCGCGCCGGCAGTCAGACGTCGGCGGAACAGATCCTCATCGACACCGGCACGGAGCGTGTGGGTCCGGGGCATGCACGCGCCGCTGCGCTACGCCACGGCCGCCATGAGCCGGGCTGCTGA